A region of Synergistaceae bacterium DNA encodes the following proteins:
- the rho gene encoding transcription termination factor Rho, with amino-acid sequence MPDELKEEVNEIQQNSYNEIDEPPIIDDSDDDNEDTQSPARTTPTYGRRDLIQHPKPKYTYSMLASKNAVDLRRIAKEFNVNAPVSMRKDDLILATLKAQAESMNYRFGGGTLEILPENFGFLRPKGMLPTDSDVYLSSSQIRRFGLRNGDVIWGLIRPPRDQEHYEALLRVETVNFSDPEYSRHRAVFAQLTPIFPEVRLSLESDPKDLATRLVDMFAPIGLGQRALIVSPPKAGKTTLLKRIARAIAANSPDIIIMALLIDERPEEVTDIARSIDGEVIASTFDRPADEHIRVANLALEKAKRLVEAKRDVVILLDSITRLARASNLTVPPSGRTLSGGLDPSGLYFPKRFFGAARNFEEGGSLTIIGTALTDTGSRMDDVIYEEFKGTGNMELHLSRKLAEQRIFPAIDITKSGTRREELLIPDDELKRLWILRKRIAGVDEAGALNLILDKLKQTDTNAEFLNSIKLQ; translated from the coding sequence CGACATATGGACGCAGGGATTTAATACAGCACCCGAAACCTAAATATACGTATTCTATGCTTGCTTCAAAAAATGCCGTTGATTTAAGACGAATTGCCAAAGAATTTAACGTAAATGCTCCTGTCTCAATGCGCAAGGATGATTTAATTCTCGCGACTCTCAAGGCTCAGGCAGAAAGCATGAATTACAGATTTGGCGGGGGGACTCTTGAGATTTTACCGGAAAATTTCGGATTCCTGCGGCCTAAAGGAATGCTCCCGACTGACAGCGACGTTTATTTATCGTCTTCACAGATTCGCAGGTTCGGCCTAAGAAACGGCGATGTAATATGGGGCTTAATTCGTCCTCCACGAGATCAGGAACACTACGAGGCTTTATTACGAGTCGAGACCGTTAATTTTTCTGATCCTGAATATTCGCGGCACAGGGCAGTTTTTGCGCAATTGACTCCGATATTTCCGGAAGTGAGACTCTCTCTTGAGTCAGATCCTAAAGATTTAGCTACTCGACTTGTAGACATGTTTGCACCGATTGGACTCGGCCAGAGAGCATTAATTGTGTCGCCTCCTAAAGCAGGGAAGACGACTCTATTAAAGCGTATCGCACGGGCAATCGCAGCAAATTCGCCGGATATTATAATAATGGCCCTGTTAATCGACGAACGCCCCGAAGAAGTTACGGATATAGCGCGCTCAATTGACGGAGAAGTTATAGCATCAACTTTTGACAGGCCTGCAGACGAGCATATAAGAGTCGCAAATTTGGCACTGGAGAAAGCAAAACGCCTTGTCGAGGCAAAACGCGATGTAGTTATATTGCTTGACTCAATCACGAGACTTGCAAGAGCTTCAAATTTAACTGTGCCTCCGTCGGGTAGAACTTTATCGGGCGGTCTTGATCCATCGGGCTTATACTTCCCTAAAAGATTTTTCGGAGCAGCTAGAAATTTTGAAGAGGGCGGGAGTCTCACAATAATAGGCACTGCTTTAACTGACACGGGCAGCAGAATGGACGATGTTATTTATGAAGAGTTCAAGGGCACGGGCAACATGGAATTACATTTGTCGCGAAAACTGGCCGAACAAAGAATATTCCCGGCTATTGATATTACTAAATCAGGAACTAGGCGCGAGGAGTTATTAATACCTGATGACGAACTTAAACGCTTATGGATTTTGCGTAAACGTATAGCGGGAGTTGATGAAGCAGGCGCGTTAAATTTAATTCTCGACAAGTTAAAGCAGACTGACACAAATGCCGAATTCTTGAACTCCATAAAATTGCAATAA